A part of Brassica rapa cultivar Chiifu-401-42 chromosome A05, CAAS_Brap_v3.01, whole genome shotgun sequence genomic DNA contains:
- the LOC103867578 gene encoding uncharacterized protein LOC103867578 isoform X1, which yields MADPLKLICDELGVCKEEALFYLEGFRWDLNAAMEACRTKTLPSPAQPPSENQRTAAEEQRRNEKIARFIELSHGSSSVADATKYLSDNNWSLEHAARAFCEHRFDKPEKKSQPVPLSHDGDTEPWYLHGFSGNEGSADTMDDVWSKVPPFRHTSTNVRIGSPPPSASTPPLELKPESIKQFRDLLPEAPSQAVIDCLNHCKGNVKNAISYFNDGYSKSRSGIATAQVVVCNLLFLSTSTCLLLSFDSVLFCLLYDQKKFSGMAVDQDSSPESPLVEESSSPTQTRELLNSLKQDELIDIFVDAADGVVTRDIATIYLKASNWNIEQAFSCLVEEDKTTPVQEDSQEVETGSSSRDLPLPSMGSLPSQSQFESSYVSSGPTETQKSLEEAGEGDVTVAVPGMASSQVNDKAVEEGSSVETVPDPFANRDRTTVETQAAPSTIMITIRLADGIGTTLELPFRSNQTISDIRNAIDQRYPDNDRGYNLQSMDGVDYMDWNVTVYRVTRHDSRTLMQIYP from the exons ATGGCTGATCCGTTGAAACTAATCTGCGACGAACTAGGAGTCTGCAAAGAAGAAGCGCTATTCTACCTTGAAGGATTCCGGTGGGATCTGAACGCAGCGATGGAGGCTTGCCGCACCAAAACCTTGCCGTCGCCGGCTCAACCTCCGTCTGAGAACCAGAGAACCGCGGCGGAGGAACAAAGGAGAAACGAGAAGATCGCGAGATTCATAGAACTTTCTCATGGATCGTCGTCTGTGGCGGACGCAACAAAGTACCTCAGCGACAACAATTGGAGCCTAGAGCACGCCGCCCGCGCTTTCTGTGAACACCGCTTTGATAAACCTGAGAAGAAGTCACAGCCGGTGCCGTTATCTCACGACGGTGATACTGAGCCGTGGTATCTGCACGGGTTCTCAGGGAATGAAGGATCGGCCGATACGATGGATGACGTCTGGAGTAAAGTGCCGCCGTTTCGTCATACCTCGACGAATGTCAGAATCGGGAGCCCTCCTCCTTCTGCTAG TACGCCGCCGCTTGAACTGAAACCGGAAAGTATAAAACAATTCCGAGATCTTCTTCCTGAAGCTCCTTCACAAGCCGTAATCGATTGTCTCAACCACTGCAAGGGGAATGTAAAAAACGCCATCAGCTATTTCAATGATGGTTACAGCAAATCTCGTTCCGGAATTGCGACGGCTCAAGTGGTTGTATGTAACCTTCTCTTTCTCTCCACTAGTACTTGCTTGCTTTTGTCTTTTGATAGTGTTTTGTTCTGTCTTTTATATGATCAGAAAAAATTTAGTGGTATGGCTGTTGACCAAGATTCAAGCCCAGAGTCACCTCTAGTGGAG GAAAGTTCAAGTCCGACACAAACTAGGGAGCTGCTGAATTCGCTGAAGCAAGATGAACTCATTGATATATTCGTCGATGCGGCTGATGGAGTAGTTACTCGAGACATTGCAACCATTTACCTTAAAGCCAGCAATTGGAATATAGAACAAGCCTTCTCCTGTCTCGTGGAAGAGGATAAAACAACGCCGGTTCAGGAGGATTCACAAGAAGTTGAAACCGGGAGCTCTTCTAG AGATCTGCCTCTTCCATCGATGGGATCATTACCTTCACAGTCACAGTTTGAGTCTTCATATGTTTCAAGTGGCCCCACGGAGACACAAAAGTCACTTGAAGAAGCTGGTGAAGGAGACGTCACAGTGGCTGTACCTGGCATGGCGTCATCTCAAGTGAAT GATAAGGCTGTAGAGGAAGGTTCAAGCGTGGAGACAGTCCCTGATCCTTTTGCTAACCGAGACAGGACAACTGTGGAGACTCAAGCTGCGCCAAGTACTATTATGATAACTATCAGATTGGCAGATGGGATTGGGACAACGCTGGAGCTTCCTTTTAGATCAAACCAAACCATAAGTGACATCCGCAATGCTATTGACCAGCGATATCCAGATAACGACAGGGGCTACAATTTGCAATCGATGGATGGAGTAGACTACATGGATTGGAATGTAACTGTATACAGAGTTACTAGGCATGATTCTAGAACTCTCATGCAGATCTACCCCTAG
- the LOC103867578 gene encoding uncharacterized protein LOC103867578 isoform X2: MADPLKLICDELGVCKEEALFYLEGFRWDLNAAMEACRTKTLPSPAQPPSENQRTAAEEQRRNEKIARFIELSHGSSSVADATKYLSDNNWSLEHAARAFCEHRFDKPEKKSQPVPLSHDGDTEPWYLHGFSGNEGSADTMDDVWSKVPPFRHTSTNVRIGSPPPSASTPPLELKPESIKQFRDLLPEAPSQAVIDCLNHCKGNVKNAISYFNDGYSKSRSGIATAQVVKKFSGMAVDQDSSPESPLVEESSSPTQTRELLNSLKQDELIDIFVDAADGVVTRDIATIYLKASNWNIEQAFSCLVEEDKTTPVQEDSQEVETGSSSRDLPLPSMGSLPSQSQFESSYVSSGPTETQKSLEEAGEGDVTVAVPGMASSQVNDKAVEEGSSVETVPDPFANRDRTTVETQAAPSTIMITIRLADGIGTTLELPFRSNQTISDIRNAIDQRYPDNDRGYNLQSMDGVDYMDWNVTVYRVTRHDSRTLMQIYP, encoded by the exons ATGGCTGATCCGTTGAAACTAATCTGCGACGAACTAGGAGTCTGCAAAGAAGAAGCGCTATTCTACCTTGAAGGATTCCGGTGGGATCTGAACGCAGCGATGGAGGCTTGCCGCACCAAAACCTTGCCGTCGCCGGCTCAACCTCCGTCTGAGAACCAGAGAACCGCGGCGGAGGAACAAAGGAGAAACGAGAAGATCGCGAGATTCATAGAACTTTCTCATGGATCGTCGTCTGTGGCGGACGCAACAAAGTACCTCAGCGACAACAATTGGAGCCTAGAGCACGCCGCCCGCGCTTTCTGTGAACACCGCTTTGATAAACCTGAGAAGAAGTCACAGCCGGTGCCGTTATCTCACGACGGTGATACTGAGCCGTGGTATCTGCACGGGTTCTCAGGGAATGAAGGATCGGCCGATACGATGGATGACGTCTGGAGTAAAGTGCCGCCGTTTCGTCATACCTCGACGAATGTCAGAATCGGGAGCCCTCCTCCTTCTGCTAG TACGCCGCCGCTTGAACTGAAACCGGAAAGTATAAAACAATTCCGAGATCTTCTTCCTGAAGCTCCTTCACAAGCCGTAATCGATTGTCTCAACCACTGCAAGGGGAATGTAAAAAACGCCATCAGCTATTTCAATGATGGTTACAGCAAATCTCGTTCCGGAATTGCGACGGCTCAAGTGGTT AAAAAATTTAGTGGTATGGCTGTTGACCAAGATTCAAGCCCAGAGTCACCTCTAGTGGAG GAAAGTTCAAGTCCGACACAAACTAGGGAGCTGCTGAATTCGCTGAAGCAAGATGAACTCATTGATATATTCGTCGATGCGGCTGATGGAGTAGTTACTCGAGACATTGCAACCATTTACCTTAAAGCCAGCAATTGGAATATAGAACAAGCCTTCTCCTGTCTCGTGGAAGAGGATAAAACAACGCCGGTTCAGGAGGATTCACAAGAAGTTGAAACCGGGAGCTCTTCTAG AGATCTGCCTCTTCCATCGATGGGATCATTACCTTCACAGTCACAGTTTGAGTCTTCATATGTTTCAAGTGGCCCCACGGAGACACAAAAGTCACTTGAAGAAGCTGGTGAAGGAGACGTCACAGTGGCTGTACCTGGCATGGCGTCATCTCAAGTGAAT GATAAGGCTGTAGAGGAAGGTTCAAGCGTGGAGACAGTCCCTGATCCTTTTGCTAACCGAGACAGGACAACTGTGGAGACTCAAGCTGCGCCAAGTACTATTATGATAACTATCAGATTGGCAGATGGGATTGGGACAACGCTGGAGCTTCCTTTTAGATCAAACCAAACCATAAGTGACATCCGCAATGCTATTGACCAGCGATATCCAGATAACGACAGGGGCTACAATTTGCAATCGATGGATGGAGTAGACTACATGGATTGGAATGTAACTGTATACAGAGTTACTAGGCATGATTCTAGAACTCTCATGCAGATCTACCCCTAG